A stretch of the Sulfurimonas sp. HSL3-1 genome encodes the following:
- a CDS encoding aspartate aminotransferase family protein encodes MLDTIKSMDEQFVLPTYARQDIAFVSGENARLKDTEGKEYIDFTSGIGVVSVGHGNPVVTKAICEQVGRITHISNLYRIEPQAECARRIVERSGYDMKCFFGNSGAEANEGAIKIARKYGEVDGQVKRYKIITLEHSFHGRTITALKATGQEAMHNYFGPFPDGFVYAKSIDEIEGLIDDHTVAVMIELVQGEGGVQPLDREKVQALAAMLKAKDVLLMVDEVQTGIYRTGEFLASNLYGIEPDVITLAKGVGGGVPIGVVMTAKKDIFAPGDHGSTFGGNYLSTAAANAVLDVLEAYKESGKLDEAFLYFETELKKLFEEYRGLFTDAVGFGMMRGLRAKDADTLARVIAKAREEGVLVLKAGRNTLRFLPPLTISREEMDEGFTRLRRALAAL; translated from the coding sequence ATGTTAGATACGATCAAGTCCATGGACGAGCAGTTTGTTCTGCCGACCTACGCACGGCAGGATATCGCTTTTGTCAGTGGTGAAAACGCACGGTTAAAAGATACGGAGGGCAAGGAGTATATCGACTTTACCTCCGGTATCGGCGTCGTCAGCGTCGGCCACGGGAACCCGGTGGTCACCAAGGCAATCTGCGAGCAGGTGGGGCGCATTACCCACATTTCGAACCTCTACCGCATCGAACCGCAGGCCGAGTGTGCGCGCCGCATCGTCGAGCGCAGCGGCTACGACATGAAGTGCTTCTTCGGCAACAGCGGGGCCGAGGCGAATGAGGGGGCGATCAAGATCGCCCGCAAATACGGGGAGGTCGACGGGCAGGTGAAGCGCTACAAGATCATCACCCTCGAGCACTCCTTCCACGGCCGCACGATCACCGCGCTCAAGGCGACGGGGCAGGAGGCGATGCACAACTATTTTGGTCCCTTCCCCGACGGTTTCGTCTACGCCAAGTCCATCGACGAGATCGAGGGGCTCATTGACGACCATACGGTCGCGGTCATGATCGAACTGGTTCAGGGCGAAGGCGGGGTGCAGCCGCTCGATCGCGAAAAGGTCCAGGCACTGGCGGCGATGCTCAAGGCAAAAGACGTGCTGCTGATGGTCGACGAAGTTCAGACGGGGATCTATCGTACGGGCGAGTTCCTCGCCTCGAACCTCTACGGCATCGAACCGGACGTCATCACCCTGGCCAAAGGGGTAGGCGGCGGGGTCCCCATCGGGGTCGTCATGACGGCGAAGAAGGATATTTTCGCCCCCGGCGACCACGGGTCGACCTTCGGGGGGAACTACCTCTCCACCGCGGCGGCCAATGCCGTTCTGGACGTGCTCGAAGCGTACAAGGAGAGCGGGAAGCTCGACGAAGCCTTCCTCTATTTTGAAACGGAGCTCAAAAAGCTCTTTGAAGAGTATCGCGGCCTCTTTACCGATGCGGTCGGTTTCGGCATGATGCGCGGCCTGCGGGCGAAGGATGCCGACACCCTGGCCCGCGTGATCGCCAAGGCACGCGAAGAGGGGGTACTGGTCCTCAAAGCGGGGCGGAATACGCTGCGGTTCCTGCCGCCGCTTACTATCAGCCGGGAGGAAATGGATGAGGGGTTTACACGCCTTCGCCGCGCTCTGGCTGCTCTCTAG
- a CDS encoding TolC family protein: protein MRGLHAFAALWLLSSGLCAAEQNATVLFGTQQRSGADRQSVSLEAYLSELKRKAFGYDYAKTEEESAKLRDSWIQPALINYTLTRQNPYNERGAPETQQESASIAIDQPIFRSGGIYYGIKYAQASRDVGMLTIAQQERTLIKQAVDLLMQIKQSELGIAKQKLQVDNTEINLLQKREQYMSGQLDSGFLNNAIIERNLAKQALLDLQTAQAKLVSAFESISDLDYRDAKIPFLASVDEARFMDGTIDLALARQQRAQEGYNKAVTLASYLPSISLQGSYNWQKRESIIYINGSYVQSNPSETSYYSYGLKASMPIDVNSINDYEASRLAYLKSKVTIDDTKRALRALYEQVVENLRNIDAKIALSRENEALYATLLHDTQEQYGVGLKTQYDVDLLANSRQIEKLSQRSYEIDRQRELLNLYEKLSDPES, encoded by the coding sequence ATGAGGGGTTTACACGCCTTCGCCGCGCTCTGGCTGCTCTCTAGCGGTCTTTGCGCCGCCGAGCAGAACGCGACGGTCCTGTTCGGTACGCAGCAGCGCTCCGGGGCCGACCGTCAAAGCGTCTCCCTCGAAGCCTACCTCTCCGAACTCAAGCGCAAAGCCTTCGGGTACGACTACGCCAAGACCGAAGAGGAGAGCGCGAAGCTGCGCGACAGCTGGATCCAGCCGGCACTGATCAACTACACCCTCACCCGCCAGAATCCCTATAATGAGCGCGGAGCGCCGGAGACCCAGCAGGAGAGTGCTTCGATCGCCATCGACCAGCCCATCTTCCGCAGCGGCGGGATCTACTACGGTATCAAGTATGCCCAGGCGTCGCGCGACGTCGGCATGCTGACCATCGCCCAGCAGGAGCGCACGCTGATCAAGCAGGCGGTCGACCTGCTGATGCAGATCAAGCAGTCCGAACTGGGCATCGCCAAGCAGAAGCTGCAGGTGGACAATACCGAGATCAACCTGCTGCAAAAGCGCGAACAGTATATGAGCGGGCAGCTGGACTCGGGTTTCCTGAACAATGCCATCATCGAGCGCAACCTTGCCAAGCAGGCGCTGCTGGACCTGCAGACGGCCCAGGCGAAGCTGGTCAGCGCTTTCGAGAGCATCAGCGACCTCGATTACCGTGACGCCAAGATTCCTTTTCTCGCATCGGTGGACGAGGCGCGCTTTATGGACGGAACGATCGACCTTGCCCTGGCGCGGCAGCAGCGGGCGCAGGAGGGGTACAACAAAGCGGTCACCCTTGCATCATACCTGCCGAGTATCAGCCTGCAGGGGAGTTACAACTGGCAGAAGCGGGAGTCGATCATCTACATCAACGGATCGTACGTTCAGTCCAACCCCTCCGAAACGTCTTACTACAGCTACGGCCTCAAGGCCTCCATGCCGATCGACGTCAACAGCATCAACGATTACGAGGCTTCACGGCTCGCTTACCTCAAGTCAAAAGTCACCATCGACGACACCAAACGTGCGCTGCGGGCCCTCTACGAGCAGGTTGTCGAGAACCTCAGGAACATCGACGCGAAGATCGCACTCTCCCGGGAGAACGAAGCGCTTTACGCGACGCTGCTGCACGATACGCAAGAGCAGTACGGGGTCGGGTTGAAGACACAGTACGACGTCGATCTGCTGGCCAATTCCCGGCAGATCGAGAAGCTCAGCCAGCGCAGTTACGAAATCGACCGCCAGCGCGAGCTGCTGAACCTGTATGAAAAGCTGAGCGATCCCGAATCATGA
- a CDS encoding SAM-dependent methyltransferase, with the protein MRFSEYMTEWLYAEDGYYATYRPIGKQGDFYTAVSASKFFGGTIAKHLIDVIDEGFLSPNATVCEIGAHHGYLLADIVEFIYTLRPELLKSLSFAIVERFEHLREQQRRYFADAFGDAVTLRQYSALDQMRVEEAFFVANEIFDAFPCELYYKGKTGRVENHEVIFDLDDAWVKAKAEQFHKDRGEIAVGYEDFAREMAAAAGQSEFITFDYGEMQARPDVSLRVYKEHEVFPFFDEGLERAAAFKKSDITYDVTFAHVKEAFEAAGMPMAEYATQMKALVEMGILELMEILRANADEKVYKQELEKVKTLIMPQFLGERFKMIRFRKERA; encoded by the coding sequence ATGAGATTCAGCGAGTACATGACGGAGTGGCTCTATGCCGAAGACGGCTACTACGCGACCTACCGTCCCATCGGGAAACAGGGGGATTTCTACACGGCCGTCAGCGCGTCGAAGTTTTTCGGCGGCACCATCGCCAAGCACCTGATCGACGTGATCGACGAAGGGTTCCTCAGTCCGAACGCGACCGTCTGTGAGATCGGGGCGCACCACGGCTACCTGCTCGCGGACATTGTGGAATTCATCTACACCCTGCGCCCCGAACTGCTGAAGAGCCTCTCCTTTGCCATCGTCGAGCGGTTTGAACATCTGCGGGAGCAGCAGCGGCGCTATTTCGCCGACGCTTTCGGCGACGCCGTCACGCTGCGGCAATATTCGGCACTGGACCAGATGCGCGTTGAAGAGGCGTTCTTCGTGGCCAACGAGATCTTCGACGCCTTCCCCTGCGAACTCTATTACAAGGGCAAGACGGGGCGGGTCGAAAACCACGAGGTCATCTTCGATCTCGATGACGCCTGGGTCAAAGCGAAGGCAGAGCAGTTCCACAAGGACCGGGGAGAAATCGCCGTCGGGTACGAGGATTTCGCGCGGGAGATGGCCGCGGCGGCAGGACAAAGCGAATTTATCACCTTCGACTACGGGGAGATGCAGGCGCGGCCGGACGTCTCATTGCGGGTCTACAAAGAGCACGAGGTGTTCCCCTTTTTCGATGAGGGGCTTGAGCGTGCGGCAGCTTTCAAAAAAAGCGATATCACCTACGACGTGACCTTCGCCCACGTCAAGGAGGCGTTCGAAGCCGCCGGGATGCCGATGGCGGAGTACGCGACGCAGATGAAAGCTTTGGTGGAGATGGGCATCCTGGAACTGATGGAGATCTTAAGAGCGAATGCAGACGAAAAAGTCTATAAACAGGAACTTGAAAAGGTCAAGACGCTGATCATGCCGCAGTTCCTTGGGGAACGTTTTAAAATGATTCGATTCAGAAAGGAGAGAGCGTAA
- the thiS gene encoding sulfur carrier protein ThiS yields the protein MEIIINGETRTVKEDTRLGALLDEMGLREKVMAAAINMEIVKQELWDTHELHNNDRLELLDFVGGG from the coding sequence ATGGAAATCATCATCAACGGAGAGACGCGTACCGTCAAGGAAGATACCCGTCTTGGCGCACTGCTCGACGAGATGGGCCTTCGGGAAAAAGTCATGGCCGCGGCCATCAATATGGAGATCGTCAAACAGGAGCTTTGGGATACGCACGAGCTGCACAATAACGACCGTCTCGAACTGCTTGACTTCGTCGGCGGAGGCTGA
- a CDS encoding DUF4386 domain-containing protein: protein MENGNALNRYARLAGMAWLVVILTGITAEFFLRMPLIVAGDAAATASNILGAEGAFRLSIVADIIMLLFDVTAAVALYLLFRPVNQLLALLATAFRLVMGAVLAANLTALTSLLSVLHGTDSAAPSIVQQLLDAHASGYAIGLVFFGLHCFILGALILKSRYLPRLLGIMLMIASLGYLIDSFAHLLLPQGSALLAMMAQTLIALALLAEVSLSLWLLVKGVRA from the coding sequence ATGGAAAACGGAAACGCCCTGAACCGGTACGCACGGCTTGCGGGGATGGCCTGGCTTGTCGTCATCCTCACCGGTATTACCGCGGAGTTTTTCCTGCGGATGCCGCTGATCGTGGCGGGAGACGCGGCGGCCACGGCGTCGAATATCCTGGGGGCGGAGGGAGCGTTCCGCCTCAGCATCGTCGCCGACATTATCATGCTCCTGTTTGACGTGACGGCCGCCGTGGCACTCTACCTTCTTTTTCGCCCGGTCAATCAGTTGCTGGCCCTGCTGGCGACCGCTTTTCGGCTTGTGATGGGCGCCGTGCTGGCCGCCAACCTCACGGCACTGACTTCCCTCCTTTCCGTTTTGCACGGGACGGACTCCGCGGCACCTTCCATCGTTCAGCAACTGCTTGATGCCCATGCAAGCGGCTACGCGATCGGACTCGTCTTTTTCGGTCTGCACTGTTTCATCCTCGGTGCCTTGATTCTCAAATCCCGTTACCTTCCCCGGCTGCTGGGGATAATGCTGATGATCGCGTCTCTGGGCTATCTCATCGACAGTTTCGCCCACCTGCTGCTCCCGCAGGGATCGGCGCTTTTGGCAATGATGGCACAGACGCTGATTGCACTGGCCTTGTTGGCGGAAGTGTCGCTCTCTTTATGGCTGCTGGTAAAAGGGGTGAGGGCATAA